Proteins encoded in a region of the Mycobacterium branderi genome:
- a CDS encoding polyketide cyclase / dehydrase and lipid transport, giving the protein MHSIQVADQTFVAADAARVGAAVADRGSWRRWWPDLRLDVVEDRGALGIRWAVTGPLTGTMEIWLEPVLDGVLLHYFLHAEPSGAAAWQLARMNLARMTHRRRVAGKNMAFEVKATLERSRPVGVAPVA; this is encoded by the coding sequence GTGCACAGCATTCAAGTCGCCGACCAGACGTTTGTCGCCGCCGACGCCGCACGGGTCGGAGCGGCGGTTGCGGACCGGGGCAGCTGGCGTCGGTGGTGGCCTGATCTGCGGCTCGACGTCGTCGAGGACCGCGGCGCGTTGGGAATCCGCTGGGCGGTGACCGGGCCGCTCACCGGCACGATGGAGATCTGGCTCGAACCGGTGCTGGATGGGGTGCTGCTGCACTACTTCCTGCACGCCGAGCCCTCCGGCGCGGCGGCGTGGCAGCTGGCCCGGATGAACCTCGCCCGAATGACGCATCGCCGCCGGGTTGCGGGCAAGAATATGGCGTTCGAAGTCAAGGCGACGCTGGAGCGGTCGCGTCCCGTCGGGGTCGCGCCCGTGGCTTGA
- a CDS encoding SRPBCC family protein, whose translation MAEKTAQTIYIDADPSTVMDVIADIGSYPEWVSEYKEAEVLEEDADGYPKVARMVLDTTVLKDTLVFSYDWPKDRGSVRWSLVSSSILRSLEGAYLLSPKGSGTDVTYELTVDLAIPMIGLLKRKAERRLTDTALKDLKKRVEAE comes from the coding sequence GTGGCGGAGAAGACGGCCCAGACGATCTACATCGACGCCGACCCCAGCACCGTGATGGACGTGATCGCCGACATCGGTTCCTATCCGGAGTGGGTCTCGGAATACAAGGAGGCCGAAGTCCTCGAGGAGGACGCCGACGGTTATCCGAAAGTCGCGCGCATGGTGCTCGACACCACGGTGCTCAAAGACACCCTGGTGTTCTCCTACGACTGGCCGAAAGACCGCGGCTCGGTACGCTGGTCACTGGTCTCCAGCTCTATACTGCGTTCCCTTGAGGGTGCATACTTGTTGTCGCCCAAGGGGTCTGGTACCGACGTGACGTACGAGCTCACGGTCGACCTGGCTATTCCGATGATCGGGTTGCTCAAGCGCAAGGCCGAGCGCAGGCTGACCGACACCGCGTTGAAGGATCTGAAGAAACGAGTCGAGGCTGAGTGA
- a CDS encoding ArsA family ATPase has translation MSESATPVLARISLFVGKGGVGKSTLAAATAVADARAGQRVLVVSTDQAHSLGDVLGVAVPPTGQRDPVRITADAGGGFLDALALDTLALLEARWRDVVDALSGRFPESELDSVAPEELSALPGIQEVLGLHEVGELAAAGRWDHVVVDCASTADALRMLTLPATFALYVERAWPRHRRLSGATDDRSAAVVELLERISASVERLTALLTDPALVGAHLVLTAERVVAAEAVRTLGSLALMGVRVEELIVNQILLQDDSYEYRNLPEHPAFDWYAERIGEQRAVLDELDATIGDVALVLTPHLAGEPIGPKALAELLDSARRRDGSAPPGPLRPVVDLESGSGLQSVYRLRLELPQVDSGALSLGRVDDDLIISAGGMRRRVRLASVLRRCTVLDAHLRGSELTVRFRPNPEVWPT, from the coding sequence CTGAGTGAGTCGGCAACGCCCGTCCTGGCCCGGATCAGTCTCTTCGTCGGCAAGGGCGGGGTAGGAAAGTCCACCCTGGCGGCCGCCACGGCCGTCGCCGACGCGCGCGCCGGCCAGCGGGTGCTCGTGGTGTCCACCGATCAGGCGCATTCGCTTGGCGACGTGCTGGGCGTGGCGGTTCCGCCGACCGGTCAGCGCGACCCGGTCCGGATAACGGCCGACGCCGGCGGCGGCTTCCTGGACGCGCTGGCGCTGGACACCCTGGCGCTGCTGGAGGCGCGCTGGCGTGACGTCGTCGACGCGCTGAGTGGGCGTTTTCCCGAGTCGGAGCTGGATAGCGTTGCGCCCGAAGAGCTCTCGGCGCTGCCCGGCATCCAGGAAGTCCTCGGCCTGCATGAGGTCGGCGAGCTGGCCGCGGCCGGTCGGTGGGACCACGTCGTCGTCGACTGCGCCTCCACCGCCGACGCGCTGCGGATGTTGACGCTGCCGGCCACTTTCGCGCTCTACGTGGAGCGCGCGTGGCCGCGCCACCGCAGACTCTCCGGTGCCACCGACGACCGCTCGGCGGCGGTGGTGGAGCTGCTGGAACGCATCAGCGCCAGCGTCGAACGGCTCACGGCACTGCTCACCGACCCGGCGCTGGTCGGCGCGCATCTGGTGCTGACCGCGGAACGGGTGGTGGCCGCCGAGGCGGTGCGTACGCTGGGCTCGTTGGCGCTGATGGGCGTGCGCGTCGAGGAGTTGATCGTCAATCAGATTCTGCTGCAAGACGATTCATATGAATACCGCAACCTGCCCGAGCATCCGGCCTTCGACTGGTACGCCGAGCGCATCGGCGAGCAGCGCGCCGTGCTGGACGAACTGGACGCCACCATCGGCGACGTGGCGCTGGTGCTCACCCCGCACCTGGCCGGCGAGCCGATTGGCCCCAAAGCGCTGGCCGAACTGCTCGACAGCGCCCGCCGGCGCGACGGATCCGCGCCGCCGGGGCCGTTGCGTCCCGTCGTGGATCTCGAATCCGGATCAGGCCTACAGTCGGTGTACCGATTGCGGCTAGAGTTGCCGCAAGTCGATTCCGGCGCGCTCAGCCTGGGCCGGGTCGACGACGACCTGATCATCAGCGCCGGCGGCATGCGGCGCCGAGTCCGGTTGGCGTCCGTACTGCGGCGGTGCACGGTGCTGGACGCCCATCTTCGAGGTAGTGAGCTGACGGTGCGTTTTCGACCCAATCCGGAGGTGTGGCCGACGTGA
- a CDS encoding lysophospholipid acyltransferase family protein produces MWYWLFKYIFMGPLLALLGRPKVEGLENIPQSGPAILASNHLAVADSFYLPLVVRRRITFLAKAEYFTGTGLKGWFLRWFYSTTGQVPIDRTDADTADAALRTAERLLKEGKLLGMYPEGTRSPDGRLYKGKTGLARLALHTGVPVIPVAMIGTNTVNPPGSKMWRFGRVTVRFGKPMEFSRFEGLAGNRFIERAVTDEVIYELMRLSGQEYVDIYAATVKDRGNGSAPANEPPARIPETAAG; encoded by the coding sequence ATGTGGTACTGGCTTTTCAAGTACATCTTCATGGGCCCGCTGCTCGCCCTGTTGGGACGGCCGAAAGTCGAAGGACTGGAAAACATCCCGCAATCTGGGCCGGCGATCCTGGCCAGTAACCACCTGGCGGTCGCCGACAGCTTCTATCTGCCGCTGGTGGTGCGACGCCGCATCACCTTCTTGGCCAAGGCGGAATATTTCACCGGCACCGGCCTGAAGGGATGGTTCCTGCGCTGGTTCTACAGCACCACCGGTCAGGTTCCGATCGACCGCACCGACGCCGACACCGCGGATGCGGCATTGCGGACCGCCGAGCGACTGCTCAAGGAGGGCAAGCTGCTCGGCATGTACCCCGAGGGCACCCGCTCACCCGACGGGCGGCTGTACAAGGGCAAGACCGGGCTGGCCCGCCTGGCGCTGCACACCGGCGTCCCGGTTATCCCCGTGGCGATGATCGGCACCAACACGGTTAATCCGCCCGGCAGCAAGATGTGGCGGTTCGGCCGGGTGACCGTGCGGTTCGGCAAGCCGATGGAGTTCTCCCGGTTCGAGGGGCTGGCCGGCAACCGCTTCATCGAGCGGGCCGTCACCGACGAGGTGATCTACGAGCTGATGCGGCTTTCGGGCCAGGAATACGTCGACATCTACGCCGCCACCGTCAAGGACCGCGGCAACGGATCGGCGCCGGCGAACGAACCGCCGGCCCGCATCCCGGAGACCGCCGCGGGTTAG
- a CDS encoding glycosyltransferase 87 family protein, which yields MSRRQSPDVGSMRGRVAVRQVAVWVLLVLVAAALFGYATWQLIWHAQYRIDIDVYRMGGQAWLDGRPLYAGDTKFHTPSGLDLPFTYPPLAAIAFCPFAWLGLPAASVAITLTTVALLITSMMIVLTRLDVWDSSQVVPGPAWLRRSWLAVVVVAAAAIWLEPIRSNFAFGQINVVLMTLVLADCLPRRTPWPRGLMLGLGIALKLTPAVFLLYFLLRRDGRSALTALASFLAATLAAFALAWRDSWEYWTDTVAKTDRIGAASLNTNQNVAGALARLGLGEHERFVLWVAGCLLVLALTVWAARRVLAAGEPTLAVICIALFGLVVSPVSWSHHWVWMLPAVLVTGVLAWRRRSRALGVVSAAGVAVMVWTPIDLMPKHHETTAAGWRQLVGVSYVWWALATILTAGVAVAARTAPRVLTTREPAPVG from the coding sequence ATGAGTAGACGGCAGTCGCCCGACGTGGGCAGTATGCGCGGGCGAGTTGCCGTCAGGCAGGTCGCCGTCTGGGTGTTGTTGGTGCTGGTCGCCGCCGCGCTGTTCGGCTACGCGACCTGGCAGCTGATCTGGCACGCGCAGTACCGCATCGACATCGACGTGTACCGCATGGGCGGTCAGGCCTGGCTGGACGGCCGTCCGCTGTACGCCGGCGACACGAAGTTCCACACGCCGAGCGGGCTGGACCTGCCGTTCACCTATCCCCCGCTGGCGGCCATCGCGTTCTGCCCGTTCGCCTGGTTGGGGCTGCCGGCCGCCAGCGTGGCGATCACGCTGACGACGGTCGCGCTCTTGATCACCTCGATGATGATCGTGCTGACCCGCCTCGACGTGTGGGACAGCTCGCAGGTGGTGCCCGGGCCGGCCTGGCTGCGGCGATCCTGGCTGGCCGTGGTCGTCGTGGCGGCGGCGGCGATCTGGCTGGAGCCGATCAGGTCGAACTTCGCGTTCGGGCAGATCAACGTCGTGCTGATGACGCTGGTGCTCGCCGATTGCCTGCCGCGTCGCACCCCCTGGCCGCGCGGGCTGATGCTGGGCCTGGGTATTGCGCTCAAACTCACGCCGGCGGTCTTCTTGCTGTATTTCCTGCTCCGGCGCGACGGCCGCTCCGCGCTGACCGCGCTGGCGTCGTTCCTGGCGGCAACGCTGGCCGCGTTTGCGCTGGCGTGGCGCGACTCGTGGGAGTACTGGACGGACACCGTGGCCAAGACCGACCGCATCGGCGCCGCCTCGCTGAACACCAACCAGAACGTCGCCGGCGCGCTCGCGCGGCTGGGGCTCGGTGAGCACGAACGCTTCGTGCTGTGGGTGGCCGGGTGCCTGCTCGTGCTGGCGCTGACGGTCTGGGCGGCGCGGCGGGTGCTGGCCGCCGGCGAACCGACTCTGGCGGTGATCTGTATTGCCCTGTTCGGGTTGGTGGTTTCGCCGGTGTCGTGGTCGCACCACTGGGTGTGGATGCTGCCGGCGGTGTTGGTGACGGGTGTGCTGGCGTGGCGCCGCCGCAGCCGGGCGCTGGGCGTGGTCAGCGCTGCGGGGGTGGCGGTGATGGTGTGGACGCCGATCGACCTGATGCCCAAACACCACGAGACGACGGCGGCCGGCTGGCGCCAGCTCGTCGGGGTGTCCTATGTGTGGTGGGCGCTGGCGACCATCCTGACGGCCGGAGTTGCCGTCGCGGCGCGGACGGCGCCGCGGGTATTGACGACGCGAGAGCCCGCGCCCGTCGGCTGA
- a CDS encoding polyadenylate-specific 3'-exoribonuclease AS, translating into MRYFYDTEFIEDGRTIDLISIGVAAEDGREYYAVSTEFDPQRAGSWVRTHVLPKLPPPASPLWRPRARIRSDLESFLGVGTDEPIELWAWVGAYDHVALCQLWGPMTELPAAIPRFTRELRQLWEDRGRPRMPRRPPDVHDALVDARDQLRRFRLITADADAGRGAARWAAR; encoded by the coding sequence GTGCGGTACTTCTACGACACGGAATTCATCGAGGACGGCCGCACCATCGACCTGATCTCCATCGGGGTGGCCGCCGAGGACGGCCGCGAATACTACGCCGTATCCACCGAATTCGACCCGCAGCGCGCGGGCAGCTGGGTGCGCACCCATGTGCTGCCGAAGCTGCCGCCTCCCGCGTCGCCGCTGTGGCGGCCCCGCGCCCGGATTCGTTCGGACCTGGAGAGCTTCCTCGGCGTCGGGACCGACGAGCCGATCGAGCTGTGGGCCTGGGTCGGCGCCTACGACCATGTCGCGTTATGTCAGTTATGGGGTCCGATGACCGAGCTGCCCGCGGCGATTCCCCGGTTCACTCGGGAGCTGCGTCAGCTATGGGAGGACCGCGGCCGGCCGCGGATGCCGCGACGCCCGCCGGATGTGCACGACGCTCTGGTCGACGCGCGCGATCAGCTGCGGCGTTTCCGGCTGATCACGGCCGACGCCGATGCGGGCCGCGGGGCGGCCCGCTGGGCGGCCCGCTGA
- a CDS encoding class II 3-deoxy-7-phosphoheptulonate synthase, which translates to MSWTIDLPIDQLPSLPPLPEDLRARLDAALAKPAAQQPSWPADQAKAIRTLLEAVPPITVPWEIVRLQEMLAQVARGEAFLLQGGDCAETFVDNTEPHIRGNIRALLQMAVVLTYGASVPVVKVARIAGQYAKPRSADVDALGLRSYRGDMINGFAPDAAAREHDPSRLVRAYANAGAAMNLVRALTSSGLASLHLVHDWNREFVRTSPAGARYEALAAEIDRGLKFMSACGVEDRNLQTAEIYASHEALVLDYERAMLRLSNVEDGEPQLYDLSAHYLWIGDRTRQLDGAHVAFAEVISNPIGVKIGPTTTPELAVEYVERLDPHNKPGRLTLVSRLGNNKVRDLLPPIIEKVQATGHQVIWQCDPMHGNTHESSTGYKTRHFDRIVDEVQGFFEVHRALGTYPGGIHVEITGENVTECLGGAQDISDTDLAGRYETACDPRLNTQQSLELAFLVAEMLRD; encoded by the coding sequence GTGAGCTGGACCATTGACCTACCGATCGACCAGTTGCCGTCGCTGCCTCCGCTGCCGGAGGATCTGCGGGCCCGGCTGGACGCCGCGTTGGCCAAGCCGGCGGCGCAGCAGCCGAGTTGGCCGGCCGACCAGGCCAAGGCCATACGGACGCTCCTGGAGGCCGTGCCGCCGATAACGGTGCCCTGGGAAATCGTGCGGCTGCAGGAGATGCTGGCCCAGGTCGCACGTGGTGAGGCGTTTTTGTTGCAGGGCGGGGATTGCGCGGAGACGTTCGTCGACAACACCGAGCCGCACATCCGGGGAAACATTCGCGCTCTGCTGCAAATGGCGGTGGTGCTGACTTATGGCGCCAGCGTGCCGGTGGTCAAGGTGGCCCGCATCGCCGGCCAGTACGCCAAGCCGCGCTCCGCCGATGTCGACGCGCTGGGTTTGCGGTCCTATCGCGGCGACATGATCAACGGATTCGCCCCGGACGCGGCCGCTCGCGAACACGACCCGTCGCGGCTGGTCCGTGCCTACGCCAACGCCGGCGCCGCGATGAACTTGGTGCGCGCGCTGACGTCGTCGGGGCTGGCGTCGCTGCATCTGGTGCATGACTGGAACCGCGAATTCGTCCGCACCTCACCGGCGGGCGCCCGCTACGAGGCGCTGGCCGCCGAGATCGACCGCGGCTTGAAGTTCATGAGCGCCTGCGGGGTGGAGGACCGCAACCTGCAGACCGCCGAGATCTACGCCAGCCACGAAGCGTTGGTGCTCGACTACGAGCGGGCGATGCTGCGGCTGTCCAATGTCGAGGACGGCGAGCCGCAGCTGTACGACCTCTCGGCGCATTACCTGTGGATCGGCGACCGCACGCGGCAACTCGACGGCGCGCATGTCGCGTTCGCGGAGGTGATCTCCAACCCGATCGGCGTCAAGATCGGCCCGACGACCACTCCCGAGCTGGCGGTGGAATACGTCGAGCGGCTCGACCCGCACAACAAGCCGGGCCGGCTGACGCTGGTGAGCAGGCTGGGCAACAACAAGGTTCGCGACCTGCTGCCGCCGATCATCGAGAAGGTACAGGCCACCGGTCACCAGGTGATCTGGCAGTGCGACCCGATGCACGGCAACACCCACGAGTCGTCCACCGGATACAAGACACGGCACTTCGACCGCATCGTCGACGAGGTGCAGGGCTTCTTCGAGGTGCACCGCGCGCTGGGCACCTACCCGGGTGGCATCCACGTCGAGATCACCGGCGAGAACGTCACCGAGTGCCTCGGTGGCGCGCAAGACATTTCGGACACCGACCTGGCCGGCCGCTACGAGACGGCCTGCGACCCGCGGCTCAACACCCAGCAGTCGCTGGAGCTGGCGTTCCTGGTCGCCGAGATGCTGCGCGACTAG
- a CDS encoding protein kinase domain-containing protein produces MTDPLVGALLEGRYRVAAKIATGGTSTVYRGVDERLDRPVALKVMDSRYAGDEQFLTRFRLEARSVARLKDPGLVAVYDQGLDARHPFLVMELIEGGTLRELLAERGPMPPHAVAAVLRPVLGALAVAHHAGLVHRDVKPENVLISDDGEVKIADFGLVRAVAAAGITSASVILGTAAYLSPEQVRDGKATSRSDVYALGIVTYELLTGQTPFTGDSALSVAYQRLDTDVPPPSARIAGVPTQFDTFVARATARDPARRFADALEMGTALDMLADELELPEFRVPAPRNSAQRRSEAVRRSRTGQPTEHVRHPTRKLPRDWSDEPEYSETPRQFAGIEISEFVWARQHAQRMVLIWIAVVLAITGMVAAAAWTIGSNLAGLL; encoded by the coding sequence GTGACGGATCCCTTGGTCGGCGCGTTGCTCGAAGGGCGCTACCGCGTTGCGGCCAAGATCGCCACCGGCGGCACGTCGACGGTGTACCGCGGCGTCGACGAACGGCTGGACCGACCGGTCGCGCTGAAGGTGATGGACTCGCGCTACGCCGGCGACGAGCAATTCCTCACCCGGTTTCGGCTGGAAGCCCGCAGCGTCGCCCGGCTCAAGGATCCCGGGCTGGTCGCGGTCTATGACCAGGGCCTCGACGCGCGCCACCCGTTCCTGGTGATGGAGCTGATCGAGGGCGGCACCCTGCGCGAGCTGCTCGCCGAACGCGGCCCGATGCCGCCGCACGCCGTTGCCGCGGTGCTGCGCCCGGTACTGGGCGCGCTGGCCGTCGCGCATCACGCCGGACTGGTGCACCGTGACGTCAAGCCCGAGAACGTGTTGATCTCCGACGACGGCGAAGTCAAGATCGCCGACTTCGGATTGGTCCGCGCGGTCGCGGCAGCCGGAATCACCTCGGCCAGCGTCATTCTCGGGACCGCCGCCTACCTGTCGCCCGAGCAGGTCCGCGACGGCAAAGCCACCTCCCGCAGCGATGTGTACGCGCTGGGCATCGTGACCTACGAGCTGCTGACCGGGCAAACCCCGTTTACCGGCGACTCCGCGCTGTCGGTCGCCTATCAGCGACTCGACACCGACGTGCCGCCGCCGAGCGCGCGAATCGCGGGTGTGCCAACACAATTCGACACGTTCGTGGCGCGGGCTACGGCCCGCGACCCCGCCCGCCGATTCGCGGACGCACTCGAGATGGGCACTGCGCTGGACATGCTTGCCGACGAGCTGGAACTGCCGGAGTTCCGGGTGCCCGCGCCCCGCAACTCGGCCCAGCGCCGGTCAGAGGCGGTGCGCCGCAGCCGGACCGGCCAACCGACCGAGCACGTACGGCACCCGACCCGCAAACTCCCTCGCGACTGGTCGGATGAACCGGAATACTCGGAAACTCCAAGGCAATTCGCGGGAATCGAGATCAGCGAGTTCGTCTGGGCCCGCCAGCACGCTCAGCGCATGGTGCTGATCTGGATAGCGGTGGTGCTGGCCATCACCGGCATGGTCGCCGCCGCGGCGTGGACGATCGGCAGCAACCTGGCGGGACTGCTCTGA
- a CDS encoding Rv2175c family DNA-binding protein → MSSIPAGDDVLDPDEPTYDLSDVAKLLGVPVTKVHQQLREGHLVAVRRAGDVVVPRVFFTESGQVVKSLPGLLMVLHDGGYRDTEIVRWLFTPDPSLTITRDGTRDAITNARPVDALHAHQAREVLRRAQAMAY, encoded by the coding sequence ATGAGCAGCATTCCGGCCGGCGACGACGTTCTGGACCCCGACGAACCCACCTACGACCTGTCCGACGTCGCCAAGCTTCTGGGTGTGCCCGTGACCAAGGTGCACCAGCAGCTGCGGGAGGGCCACCTGGTGGCTGTGCGCCGCGCCGGCGACGTGGTGGTGCCGCGGGTGTTCTTCACCGAATCCGGCCAGGTGGTGAAAAGCCTGCCCGGTCTGCTGATGGTGTTGCACGACGGCGGTTACCGCGACACCGAGATCGTGCGCTGGCTGTTCACCCCCGATCCGTCGCTGACGATCACCCGCGACGGCACCCGTGACGCCATCACCAATGCGCGTCCCGTCGACGCGTTACATGCCCACCAGGCCCGCGAAGTGCTGCGCCGGGCACAAGCTATGGCGTACTGA
- a CDS encoding alpha-(1->6)-mannopyranosyltransferase A, whose protein sequence is MSTPTPVATQYLSRLREFAASPEARPALLGGGGAVLITAGGLGAGSTKPHDPLLESLHLSWLRFGHGLVLSSVLLWLGVALMLIAWLRLGRRVIAGVATEYTMVATTGFWLAPLLLSVPVFSRDTYSYLAQGALLRDGLDPYAVGPVDNPNPLLDNVSPIWTITTAPYGPAFILIAKLVTMLVGNHVIAGTMVLRLCMLPGLAMLIWATPRIARHLGADAPTALWICVLNPLVIIHLMGGVHNEMLMVGLMMAGIALTLDRHHVAGITLVAVAVAVKATAGIALPFLVWVWMRDLSARRGYRSLRAFAAATATSVLIFVAVFAVLSAVARVGLGWLTALAGSVKIINWLTVPTAVANLVHAIGGLFFPVNFYAVLQVTRAAGIVIIAVALPLLWWRFRHDDREALTGIAWAMLVVVLFVPAALPWYYTWPLAVVAPLAQSRRAIAAIAGFSTWVMVIFKPDGAHGMYSWVHVIIASGCALIAWYTLYRAPGAHVEEAESLSTP, encoded by the coding sequence ATGTCCACTCCGACACCTGTTGCCACGCAATATCTTTCGCGGCTCCGCGAATTCGCCGCGTCTCCTGAGGCCCGGCCGGCACTGCTGGGTGGTGGCGGCGCCGTGCTCATCACCGCGGGCGGACTCGGCGCGGGCAGCACCAAACCGCACGATCCGCTACTGGAGTCGCTGCACCTGTCCTGGTTGCGCTTCGGCCACGGCCTGGTGCTGTCCTCCGTGCTGCTGTGGCTAGGCGTCGCGCTGATGTTGATCGCCTGGCTTCGGCTGGGGCGCAGGGTAATCGCGGGCGTAGCAACCGAATACACGATGGTCGCCACCACCGGCTTCTGGCTGGCGCCGTTGCTGCTGTCGGTACCGGTTTTCAGCCGGGACACCTATTCCTATCTGGCTCAGGGCGCGCTGCTTCGCGACGGCCTGGACCCGTATGCCGTCGGCCCGGTGGACAACCCGAATCCCTTGTTGGACAACGTCAGTCCCATCTGGACCATCACCACGGCGCCCTATGGTCCCGCGTTCATCCTGATCGCGAAGCTGGTCACCATGCTGGTCGGCAATCATGTGATCGCGGGAACCATGGTGCTGCGCCTGTGCATGCTGCCCGGGTTGGCGATGTTGATCTGGGCCACACCGCGAATAGCGCGCCATCTGGGCGCCGATGCGCCCACCGCGCTGTGGATCTGCGTACTCAATCCGCTGGTGATCATCCACCTGATGGGCGGGGTGCACAACGAGATGCTGATGGTGGGTCTGATGATGGCCGGCATCGCGCTGACCCTCGACCGTCACCACGTTGCGGGCATCACGCTGGTCGCCGTCGCGGTGGCGGTCAAAGCCACCGCCGGGATCGCATTGCCGTTTTTGGTCTGGGTATGGATGCGTGATCTCAGCGCCCGACGGGGATACCGGTCGCTGCGCGCCTTCGCGGCGGCCACCGCGACGTCGGTGCTGATCTTCGTGGCGGTCTTCGCGGTGTTGTCCGCGGTGGCGCGAGTAGGCCTGGGCTGGCTGACCGCGCTGGCCGGTTCGGTCAAGATCATCAACTGGTTGACGGTGCCGACGGCGGTGGCCAACCTGGTCCACGCGATCGGCGGGTTGTTCTTCCCGGTCAACTTCTACGCGGTGCTCCAAGTCACCCGGGCGGCCGGGATCGTGATCATCGCCGTGGCGTTGCCGCTGCTGTGGTGGCGATTCCGCCACGACGACCGCGAGGCGCTCACCGGGATCGCGTGGGCCATGCTAGTCGTGGTGTTGTTCGTGCCCGCCGCGTTGCCCTGGTACTACACCTGGCCGCTGGCGGTGGTAGCCCCGCTGGCCCAGTCGCGACGGGCGATCGCGGCGATCGCCGGGTTTTCCACCTGGGTCATGGTCATCTTCAAACCCGATGGGGCCCATGGCATGTACTCGTGGGTCCACGTCATCATCGCCAGCGGCTGCGCGCTGATTGCGTGGTACACGCTGTATCGGGCGCCCGGGGCCCACGTCGAAGAGGCCGAAAGCCTCAGTACGCCATAG
- the idsA2 gene encoding bifunctional (2E,6E)-farnesyl/geranyl diphosphate synthase, protein MSVEAAATVEFADAITEQLRAYLRARRTDAAHIGPEYDALVAALEEFVLGGGKRLRPAFAYWGWRAVASTDPDAQVLLLFSALELLHASALVHDDVIDGSATRRGRPTTHVKFTALHRDREWQGSSERFGMSAAILLGDLALAWADDIVAGVDLPTDARRRVRQVWADIRTELLGGQYLDIVGEASAAESIASAMTVNTYKTASYTVSRPLQLGAAAAADRPDVHTLFHEVGTDLGLAFQLRDDVLGVFGDPAVTGKPSGDDLRSGKRTVLLGTAIELADKSDPLAANLLRSSIGTDLTDPQVRDVRAVIEGVGALAAVEEQIDTLTGRALAALAAAPINAPAKAGLSDLARLTAKRSA, encoded by the coding sequence CTGAGCGTCGAAGCAGCGGCAACCGTCGAGTTCGCCGACGCCATCACCGAGCAGTTGCGGGCCTATCTGCGCGCTCGCCGCACGGACGCTGCCCATATCGGACCCGAGTACGACGCGCTCGTTGCGGCGCTGGAGGAGTTCGTGCTCGGCGGGGGCAAGCGGCTGCGCCCGGCCTTTGCGTACTGGGGCTGGCGCGCGGTGGCGTCCACAGACCCGGATGCGCAAGTGCTGCTGCTGTTTTCGGCGCTGGAGTTGTTGCACGCCTCGGCGCTGGTGCACGACGACGTGATCGACGGGTCGGCCACCCGCCGCGGCCGGCCCACCACACACGTGAAATTCACCGCGCTGCACCGTGACCGGGAGTGGCAGGGCTCGTCGGAGCGATTCGGGATGTCAGCGGCAATCTTGCTCGGCGACTTGGCCCTGGCCTGGGCCGACGACATCGTCGCCGGGGTCGATCTGCCCACCGATGCGCGCCGCCGCGTCCGGCAGGTCTGGGCCGACATCCGCACCGAGTTGCTGGGCGGTCAATACCTGGACATCGTCGGCGAGGCCAGCGCCGCCGAGTCGATTGCCTCGGCAATGACCGTCAACACCTACAAGACCGCCTCGTACACGGTGTCGCGACCGTTGCAGCTGGGCGCCGCCGCGGCCGCGGACCGCCCCGACGTGCACACCCTGTTCCACGAGGTCGGCACCGACCTAGGGCTGGCGTTTCAGCTGCGCGACGATGTGCTCGGCGTGTTCGGCGATCCGGCGGTAACCGGCAAGCCCTCCGGTGACGACTTGAGGTCGGGCAAGCGCACCGTATTGCTGGGCACCGCAATCGAACTGGCCGACAAGTCGGATCCGTTGGCGGCCAACCTATTACGGTCATCGATCGGCACCGATCTGACCGACCCGCAGGTGCGCGACGTGCGCGCCGTGATCGAAGGGGTGGGCGCACTGGCCGCGGTGGAGGAGCAAATCGACACACTGACCGGGCGTGCGTTGGCCGCCTTGGCTGCCGCGCCCATCAACGCGCCGGCCAAAGCAGGGCTGTCCGACCTGGCCAGGCTGACCGCCAAACGATCCGCCTGA